In Panicum virgatum strain AP13 chromosome 4N, P.virgatum_v5, whole genome shotgun sequence, a single window of DNA contains:
- the LOC120671009 gene encoding UPF0481 protein At3g47200-like: MESTSPWAGPYELQLAKNWTAEVAPADDPQVWAPAVGHPLQYESIAGDMFGSSCSLQPYVVPASSYCGRGQQQLVEYNYYNYYAATAQHHDPDPMKTYIDPDLMESYMVNPEKLFQERQEEFKDDAKLIKMKMHRYPPSIRALGDWCTVPKVVAIGPYYHHRDHLQKAEKMKYVAAQYCIQEYKKVNNNSGLSVQNLYDAVVSVALEIRGLFDKDVMAGISYEGDFLPMMFYDACFLVIYILRKSGASLDRDLYDFFEANDNDIALDIMLLENQIPLQVVEAVMNMCTAESMEIMEMFIAMWWEDGFLQDRVRSRKDRVVPGSSRVSWVQDYYNKAPHLLGLLRFYAVGKRRRSTSKPKMSPSDLMKMESIPLSAGAIELAEMGIFLTANETTELPDMGLDRKWIVLAELSMAPLCLNDARARWLVNMAALELCTTPDFFDYHTAEFEDSAVCSYLLLLSMLMHREEDVHELRTNGILQGAGLNNNKTLDFFTSLHSLRKGRCYALVMVEIQNYRNKRPWIKVYKFVYNNWKYIVAVGSTISGIIGIIVTLMKLKGAHY, encoded by the coding sequence ATGGAATCCACTTCTCCATGGGCGGGACCTTACGAGCTTCAGCTGGCCAAGAACTGGACCGCTGAAGTAGCACCAGCTGATGATCCTCAAGTGTGGGCTCCTGCCGTCGGCCACCCTTTGCAGTATGAGTCCATCGCCGGCGACATGTTTGGTTCCTCCTGCAGCCTCCAACCGTATGTCGTCCCTGCTAGCAGCTACTGTGGCAGAGGGCAGCAGCAACTGGTTGAGTACAACTACTACAACTACTATGCTGCCACCGCACAGCATCATGATCCAGATCCTATGAAGACCTATATTGATCCAGATCTTATGGAGAGCTACATGGTTAACCCTGAGAAACTGTTCCAGGAAAGACAGGAGGAGTTCAAGGATGATGCCAAATTGATTAAAATGAAGATGCATAGGTACCCTCCAAGCATTCGAGCTCTCGGCGATTGGTGTACTGTGCCCAAGGTTGTGGCCATCGGCCCTTACTACCACCACCGAGACCACCTCCAGAaggcggagaagatgaagtatGTAGCTGCGCAGTACTGCATCCAGGAGTACAAAAAGGTCAACAACAATTCCGGCCTCTCGGTCCAGAACTTGTATGATGCAGTGGTCTCCGTTGCTCTGGAAATCCGCGGCCTCTTCGACAAGGACGTGATGGCAGGTATCAGCTACGAGGGCGACTTCCTACCTATGATGTTCTATGACGCCTGCTTCTTGGTGATATACATTCTTAGGAAGTCGGGCGCGTCGTTGGACAGGGACCTGTACGATTTCTTCGAGGCCAACGATAATGACATCGCTCTTGACATCATGCTGCTTGAGAACCAGATCCCCTTGCAGGTGGTGGAGGCCGTCATGAACATGTGCACGGCCGAGTCCATGGAGATAATGGAGATGTTCATTGCTATGTGGTGGGAAGATGGCTTTCTGCAAGACCGGGTTCGTTCAAGAAAAGACCGGGTTGTCCCTGGATCATCTCGTGTTTCCTGGGTCCAAGACTACTACAATAAAGCACCGCATCTCCTTGGCCTCCTCCGATTCTACGCTgtaggaaaaagaagaagaagcaccaGCAAACCCAAGATGTCACCTTCAGATTTAATGAAAATGGAATCGATACCACTTTCAGCCGGTGCTATCGAGCTTGCCGAAATGGGCATCTTCCTCACAGCCAACGAAACAACGGAGCTCCCAGACATGGGCCTCGACAGGAAATGGATCGTCTTGGCCGAGCTCTCCATGGCGCCGCTGTGTCTCAACGATGCACGTGCAAGATGGCTCGTCAACATGGCGGCTCTCGAGCTATGCACGACTCCAGATTTTTTTGACTATCACACGGCCGAATTTGAAGACTCCGCTGTCTGCTCGTACCTCCTCCTGCTGTCCATGTTGATGCATCGGGAGGAGGACGTGCATGAGCTGCGAACCAACGGTATCCTGCAAGGAGCAGGGCTCAACAATAACAAGACACTCGACTTCTTCACCAGCCTGCATAGCCTGCGCAAAGGACGCTGCTATGCCCTCGTCATGGTAGAGATCCAGAATTACAGGAACAAGAGGCCGTGGATCAAGGTGTACAAGTTTGTTTACAACAACTGGAAGTATATCGTCGCGGTTGGCTCCACCATTAGTGGTATTATCGGTATCATAGTGACGCTCATGAAGCTCAAGGGCGCCCATTATTGA